The Rhodococcus triatomae genome includes a window with the following:
- a CDS encoding sensor histidine kinase: protein MNPQIPAPRGSVRRALAGSSFGTRLFLALTVVVVGCAASAWLVASALAPGIFHDHLGQAGIDHNSSQAAHVEEAFAWAIVLAWGLAVGIAVLLALAVSWYITRRVQRSLTAVTTSTARIAGGRYDTRVTSPGLGREFDDLALTVNELARRLDATESTRRRMLADLGHEMRTPIATLDSYLEALDDGVRTFDDDTRQILRAATHRLGRLAQDITAVSRAEEHLTRIRPVPTTTGALVTAAVDAVHERYDSKGVALHSRVDDSVVVTVDPDRLGQVLGNLLDNALRHTACGGTVTVASRKAHTDRVEITVADTGEGIAADHLDHLFDRFYRADTARDRRHGGSGIGLTITRALVEAHHGRIRAHSDGPGRGARFTIELPVIAV, encoded by the coding sequence ATGAATCCCCAGATCCCCGCTCCACGAGGGTCGGTGCGGCGGGCACTGGCGGGGTCGAGTTTCGGCACCCGATTGTTCCTGGCCCTGACCGTGGTGGTGGTCGGCTGCGCCGCCAGTGCCTGGCTCGTCGCCTCCGCCCTTGCGCCGGGTATCTTCCACGATCACCTCGGTCAGGCCGGCATCGACCACAACTCCAGCCAGGCCGCCCATGTCGAAGAGGCGTTCGCCTGGGCAATCGTCCTGGCGTGGGGTCTGGCGGTGGGGATCGCGGTGCTGCTGGCGTTGGCGGTGAGCTGGTACATCACCCGCCGTGTCCAACGCTCGCTGACCGCGGTGACCACCTCGACCGCCCGGATCGCCGGCGGCCGGTACGACACCCGCGTAACCAGCCCCGGACTCGGCCGCGAATTCGACGACCTTGCCCTCACCGTCAACGAACTCGCCCGCCGCCTCGACGCCACCGAAAGCACCCGTCGCCGGATGCTCGCCGACCTCGGCCACGAGATGCGCACCCCGATCGCCACCCTCGACTCCTATCTCGAAGCCCTCGACGACGGCGTCCGCACCTTCGACGACGACACCCGACAGATCCTACGCGCCGCCACCCACCGGCTGGGTCGTCTCGCCCAGGACATCACCGCGGTATCGCGCGCCGAAGAACACCTCACCCGCATCCGGCCGGTGCCCACCACCACCGGCGCCCTCGTCACCGCCGCGGTCGATGCGGTGCACGAACGGTACGACAGCAAAGGCGTCGCACTGCACAGCCGTGTCGACGACTCCGTGGTCGTGACGGTCGATCCCGACCGGCTCGGTCAGGTCCTGGGCAACCTGCTCGACAATGCCCTGCGCCACACCGCCTGTGGCGGCACGGTCACCGTCGCCAGCAGAAAAGCGCACACCGACAGGGTGGAGATCACGGTGGCCGACACCGGCGAGGGCATTGCCGCCGATCACCTCGACCACCTCTTCGACCGGTTCTACCGCGCCGATACTGCCCGCGATCGCCGACACGGCGGCAGCGGTATCGGCCTGACCATCACCCGTGCCCTCGTCGAGGCCCACCACGGGCGCATCCGAGCACACAGTGACGGGCCGGGCCGTGGGGCACGCTTTACGATCGAACTGCCCGTCATTGCAGTCTGA
- a CDS encoding DUF305 domain-containing protein, whose product MNNKKILAVGATALAVVFAAAACSDTGTDTDTTVATSPATTSATTSATDEAAAHNDADVMFAQMMLPHHSQAIEMSDMLLAKQDIPADVTALAEQIKAAQGPEIEQLESWLGQWGEPTEMPETGHDMPGMDEGMDGGMEGMEGMEGMMSEEDMQALSDAQAADAARLFLEQMIAHHEGAVDMAQTEIEDGQFPDAVEMARTIVDTQQQEIETMRELLSTL is encoded by the coding sequence ATGAACAACAAGAAGATTCTCGCCGTCGGCGCCACCGCACTGGCGGTGGTGTTCGCCGCGGCCGCGTGCAGTGACACCGGGACCGACACCGACACCACCGTCGCGACCTCGCCCGCGACGACCTCGGCCACCACCTCGGCTACCGACGAGGCCGCGGCGCACAACGACGCCGACGTGATGTTCGCGCAGATGATGCTGCCGCACCACAGTCAGGCGATCGAGATGAGCGACATGCTGCTGGCCAAGCAGGACATCCCCGCCGACGTGACCGCCCTGGCAGAGCAGATCAAGGCCGCTCAGGGCCCGGAGATCGAACAACTCGAGTCCTGGCTCGGGCAGTGGGGCGAGCCCACCGAGATGCCCGAAACAGGCCACGACATGCCCGGCATGGACGAGGGCATGGACGGCGGCATGGAAGGTATGGAAGGTATGGAGGGGATGATGAGCGAGGAGGACATGCAGGCGCTGTCCGATGCGCAAGCCGCCGACGCCGCCCGACTGTTCCTCGAGCAGATGATCGCCCACCACGAAGGCGCCGTCGACATGGCGCAGACCGAGATCGAGGACGGACAGTTCCCCGACGCCGTCGAGATGGCCCGCACCATCGTCGACACCCAGCAGCAGGAGATCGAGACCATGCGTGAGCTGCTGAGCACCCTGTAA
- a CDS encoding SHOCT domain-containing protein: MMGWAGELTWTGWVVMAVCMFAFWAVVLYLVAMMFRTDRVNGPGRATVEADPLRLLEARFARGDIDSDEFVARRQVLTQTTGMPEFRQGQGRG; encoded by the coding sequence ATGATGGGCTGGGCAGGTGAGCTGACCTGGACCGGATGGGTCGTCATGGCCGTGTGCATGTTCGCGTTCTGGGCGGTGGTGCTCTATCTGGTGGCCATGATGTTCCGCACCGATCGTGTGAACGGGCCGGGCCGCGCCACCGTGGAGGCCGATCCGCTGCGGCTGCTCGAGGCACGGTTCGCCCGCGGCGACATCGACTCCGACGAATTCGTGGCCCGTCGGCAGGTGCTGACACAGACCACCGGCATGCCCGAATTCAGGCAGGGGCAGGGCCGTGGCTAG
- a CDS encoding multicopper oxidase family protein — MASVTRRSFLLGSVLAGAGIVAACSGSGSPTGAPVQPTSNAVRRVEQARRRPGGQQVVSARLTPRPIEVDLGGRIVSTWGYDDTLPGPLIRARAGDLLRVEVDNQLPAETSVHWHGLALSNDMDGVPGLTQDPIAPGARFAYEFTVPDPGTYFYHSHSGLQLDRGLYGPLVIDDPNEPGGYDHEWIVVLDDWLDGTGRTPDDVARDLGIGAATGDSGNGGMGGMDHGAMDHGAMDMDGMDMGEETMLSPLLGGAGDVTYPHFLVGGRVPEDPIVFTATPGQRARIRFINAGADTAFRVALGGHRMTVTHTDGFPVVPQDTDALLLGMGERVDVLVTLGDGVFPLFAQAEGKTGHGQALVRTAVGELPAQTRPGELDRQVLLGIDLAPREYVRLAEKEHDVYHSVDMGGTMSPYRWTLNGRAHPDIPPLNVNEGQRVRMRMRNMSDMFHPMHLHGHTFALTDTGLLKDTVTIGPMRTVEIEFDTDNPGQWALHCHNAYHQEAGMMTTVSYLA; from the coding sequence GTGGCTAGCGTGACCCGCCGATCCTTCCTTCTCGGCTCGGTCCTCGCCGGAGCCGGAATCGTGGCGGCCTGCTCCGGATCGGGCTCGCCGACCGGCGCCCCTGTGCAGCCGACGTCGAATGCGGTCCGCCGTGTCGAGCAGGCGCGCCGCCGCCCGGGCGGCCAGCAGGTGGTCTCGGCCCGGTTGACGCCGCGTCCGATCGAGGTGGACCTCGGCGGACGCATCGTCTCGACCTGGGGATACGACGACACTCTGCCCGGTCCGCTGATCCGGGCCCGCGCCGGAGACTTGCTGCGGGTGGAGGTGGACAACCAGCTGCCGGCGGAGACGAGTGTGCACTGGCACGGCCTGGCGTTGAGCAACGACATGGACGGGGTGCCCGGGCTGACCCAGGACCCCATCGCCCCCGGGGCCCGGTTCGCCTACGAGTTCACGGTCCCGGATCCGGGCACCTACTTCTACCACTCGCACTCCGGACTGCAGCTCGACCGCGGCCTCTACGGGCCCCTGGTCATCGACGACCCGAACGAGCCCGGCGGCTACGACCACGAATGGATCGTGGTGCTCGACGACTGGCTCGACGGCACCGGCCGCACCCCCGACGACGTGGCCCGCGACCTCGGCATCGGCGCCGCCACCGGTGACAGTGGCAACGGCGGGATGGGCGGCATGGACCACGGCGCCATGGACCACGGCGCCATGGACATGGACGGCATGGACATGGGCGAGGAAACCATGCTCTCCCCACTGCTCGGCGGCGCCGGAGACGTGACCTACCCGCACTTCCTCGTCGGCGGGCGCGTCCCCGAGGACCCGATCGTGTTCACCGCGACACCCGGGCAGCGGGCGCGGATCCGGTTCATCAACGCCGGCGCCGACACCGCCTTCCGCGTCGCGCTCGGCGGGCACCGGATGACCGTCACCCACACCGACGGCTTCCCGGTCGTGCCGCAGGACACCGACGCGCTGCTGCTGGGCATGGGCGAGCGTGTCGATGTGCTCGTCACCCTCGGCGACGGCGTCTTCCCGTTGTTCGCGCAGGCCGAAGGGAAGACCGGGCACGGGCAGGCCCTTGTACGCACCGCGGTCGGGGAGCTGCCCGCACAGACCCGCCCGGGCGAGCTGGACCGGCAGGTGCTGCTCGGCATCGACCTCGCGCCCCGGGAATATGTGCGCCTGGCCGAGAAGGAGCACGATGTGTATCACAGCGTGGACATGGGCGGGACCATGTCGCCGTACCGGTGGACCCTCAACGGCCGCGCCCACCCCGACATCCCGCCGTTGAACGTCAACGAAGGGCAGCGGGTGCGCATGCGGATGCGGAACATGTCGGACATGTTCCACCCGATGCACCTGCACGGGCACACTTTCGCGCTCACCGACACCGGCCTGCTCAAGGACACCGTCACGATCGGGCCGATGCGCACCGTGGAGATCGAATTCGACACCGACAACCCGGGCCAGTGGGCCCTGCACTGCCACAACGCGTATCACCAGGAAGCGGGAATGATGACCACCGTGTCCTACCTGGCCTGA
- a CDS encoding arsenate reductase/protein-tyrosine-phosphatase family protein, translating into MSEHAAQPELLMPQAVLHRSAEHLAEKYAGVFSAQTVERMVFESYAALRRTAKIHTHLPSLATRFAGERLTALAQAESAVPKDVPEVLFVCVRNSGRSQMAAALLAHHGAGRVHVRSAGSAPAEAIHPVVVEAMAEIGLDLGGEYPKPLTDDVVAAADVVITMGCGDACAVYPGKRYLDWSLLDPEDETVGAVRAIRDSIDARVRALLAELDSVAV; encoded by the coding sequence AACATCTCGCCGAGAAGTATGCCGGGGTGTTCTCGGCGCAGACCGTCGAGCGGATGGTCTTCGAGTCGTATGCGGCGCTGCGGCGCACCGCCAAGATCCACACCCATCTGCCCTCGCTGGCCACCCGCTTCGCGGGCGAACGTCTCACTGCTCTGGCGCAGGCCGAGAGCGCCGTGCCGAAGGATGTGCCGGAGGTGCTGTTCGTGTGCGTGCGCAACAGCGGGCGTTCGCAGATGGCCGCGGCACTGCTGGCTCATCACGGCGCGGGGCGGGTGCACGTGCGCTCCGCCGGATCGGCTCCTGCAGAGGCGATTCATCCTGTCGTGGTTGAGGCGATGGCCGAGATCGGGCTCGATCTCGGCGGCGAATATCCCAAACCTCTGACCGACGATGTGGTGGCGGCCGCGGATGTGGTGATCACCATGGGGTGCGGTGATGCGTGCGCGGTGTATCCGGGTAAGCGTTACCTCGATTGGTCGTTGCTCGACCCGGAGGACGAAACGGTGGGCGCGGTGCGCGCGATCCGCGACAGCATCGACGCCCGGGTGCGTGCGCTTCTCGCCGAACTCGACTCTGTCGCTGTCTGA
- a CDS encoding copper-translocating P-type ATPase, with protein sequence MSHPQHGHPHPDPAPAGHVHGADAQSPPPDEHDAHPGHGEHLAHVGPGEHTGHDRHAGHDGHDRHAGHGAHGEMFRRRFWVSLVLAIPVVFFSHMVADLLGYTMPDFPGAMWIPPVLGTVIFVYGGMPFLTGGWAELRSRRPGMMLLIAMAISVAFLASWVTTLGLGGFNLDFWWELALLIVIMLLGHWLEMRALGSASGALDALAAMLPDTAEKITETGTTDVPLSELALGDLVLVRAGARVPADGTVTDGRAEVDESMITGESKTVVREVGDTVVAGTVATDSALRVRITAVGENTALAGIQRMVADAQASSSRAQALADKAAAFLFYFATIAGVLTFAIWTLLVGNVDEAVVRTVTVLVIACPHALGLAIPLVIAISTERAAKSGVLVKDRLSLERMRTVDVVLFDKTGTLTQGRHQVTGVASAHQITDEHLLALAAAVEADSEHPVARAIVAAAETRVPADERIAATDFRSLPGRGVRALVDGTEITIGGPAMLSDLRLSVPADVTAVTGQWVARGASVLHLAEGDRVLGAIALEDAVREESRQAIDALHARGVKVAMITGDARQVADAVAADLGIDEVFAEVLPEHKDAKVTELQQRGHTVAMVGDGVNDAPALARADVGVAIGAGTDVAIESAGVVLAANDPRAVLSIIALSHASYRKMWQNLVWATGYNIIAVPLAAGVLAFAGVAISPAVAAILMSVSTIVVALNAQLLRRLDLDPSRLAHT encoded by the coding sequence ATGTCGCACCCGCAGCACGGACACCCCCACCCGGACCCGGCGCCCGCCGGACACGTTCACGGCGCCGATGCCCAGAGCCCGCCCCCCGACGAGCACGATGCTCACCCCGGGCACGGCGAGCACCTCGCCCACGTCGGACCGGGTGAGCACACCGGGCACGATCGGCACGCCGGGCACGATGGTCACGATCGGCACGCCGGGCACGGTGCACACGGGGAGATGTTCCGCCGCCGGTTCTGGGTGTCGCTGGTGCTGGCGATACCGGTGGTGTTCTTCAGTCACATGGTCGCCGACCTGCTCGGCTACACCATGCCGGACTTCCCCGGCGCCATGTGGATTCCCCCGGTGCTGGGCACGGTGATCTTCGTCTACGGCGGCATGCCGTTCCTCACCGGAGGCTGGGCCGAACTCCGCTCACGCCGGCCCGGGATGATGCTGCTGATCGCCATGGCGATCAGCGTCGCGTTCCTCGCGTCCTGGGTCACCACCTTGGGTCTCGGCGGGTTCAACCTGGACTTCTGGTGGGAACTGGCCCTGCTGATCGTGATCATGCTGCTCGGGCATTGGCTCGAAATGCGTGCCCTCGGCTCCGCCTCCGGCGCCCTCGACGCACTCGCCGCGATGCTGCCGGACACCGCCGAGAAGATCACCGAGACCGGCACCACCGACGTGCCCTTGTCGGAACTGGCGCTCGGGGATCTGGTGCTGGTGCGCGCCGGAGCCCGGGTGCCCGCCGACGGCACCGTCACCGACGGCCGCGCCGAAGTCGACGAATCGATGATCACCGGCGAATCCAAGACCGTGGTTCGCGAAGTGGGTGACACGGTGGTCGCCGGCACCGTCGCGACCGACAGCGCCCTGCGGGTGCGCATCACCGCGGTCGGCGAGAACACGGCCCTGGCCGGTATCCAGCGGATGGTCGCCGACGCGCAGGCCTCCTCGTCGCGTGCGCAAGCATTGGCGGACAAGGCCGCGGCGTTCCTGTTCTACTTCGCCACCATCGCGGGCGTTCTCACCTTCGCGATCTGGACGCTGCTCGTCGGTAACGTCGACGAAGCGGTGGTCCGTACCGTCACCGTGCTCGTCATCGCCTGCCCCCACGCTCTCGGATTGGCGATCCCGCTGGTGATCGCGATCTCCACCGAACGCGCCGCCAAATCCGGGGTGCTGGTCAAAGACCGGCTCTCGCTCGAACGCATGCGCACCGTCGACGTGGTCCTGTTCGACAAGACCGGCACCTTGACCCAGGGCCGGCATCAGGTCACCGGCGTCGCCAGCGCCCACCAGATCACCGACGAGCACCTGCTCGCGCTGGCTGCGGCCGTCGAAGCCGACAGTGAACACCCCGTCGCCCGGGCCATCGTCGCCGCCGCCGAGACCCGTGTCCCAGCAGACGAGCGGATCGCCGCCACCGACTTCCGGTCGCTGCCCGGCCGCGGGGTGCGCGCCCTCGTCGACGGCACCGAAATCACCATCGGCGGCCCGGCCATGCTCAGCGATCTGCGGTTGTCGGTGCCCGCCGACGTCACCGCCGTGACCGGGCAGTGGGTGGCGCGCGGAGCCTCGGTGCTGCACCTCGCCGAAGGGGACCGAGTCCTCGGGGCCATCGCGCTCGAAGACGCCGTCCGCGAGGAATCCCGTCAGGCCATCGACGCCCTGCACGCCCGCGGGGTCAAGGTCGCCATGATCACCGGCGACGCCCGGCAGGTCGCCGACGCCGTGGCAGCCGACCTCGGGATCGACGAAGTCTTCGCCGAGGTGCTGCCCGAGCACAAGGACGCCAAGGTCACCGAACTGCAGCAGCGCGGGCACACGGTCGCCATGGTCGGCGACGGCGTCAACGACGCCCCTGCCCTGGCCCGCGCCGATGTCGGTGTCGCGATCGGCGCCGGCACCGATGTGGCCATCGAATCCGCCGGGGTCGTGCTCGCAGCGAACGATCCGCGAGCGGTGCTCTCGATCATCGCACTCTCGCATGCCAGCTATCGCAAGATGTGGCAGAACCTGGTGTGGGCCACCGGCTACAACATCATCGCCGTGCCCTTGGCCGCGGGTGTGCTCGCGTTCGCCGGCGTCGCGATCTCTCCCGCGGTCGCCGCGATTCTCATGTCCGTCTCGACCATCGTCGTGGCGCTCAACGCCCAACTGTTGCGCCGCCTCGACCTCGACCCCAGCCGTCTGGCTCACACCTGA
- a CDS encoding heavy-metal-associated domain-containing protein: MSATTTITVTGMTCGHCASSVREEIGRIPQVTGVNVDVASGRVEIDSSAEVDRAVIAAAVNEAGYQLAD; the protein is encoded by the coding sequence ATGAGCGCCACCACCACCATCACCGTGACCGGCATGACCTGCGGACACTGCGCCTCGTCGGTCCGTGAAGAAATCGGCCGGATTCCCCAGGTAACCGGTGTGAACGTCGATGTGGCCAGCGGCCGGGTCGAGATCGACTCGTCGGCCGAGGTCGACCGTGCCGTCATCGCCGCAGCAGTCAACGAAGCCGGCTACCAGCTCGCCGACTGA
- a CDS encoding arsenate reductase ArsC produces the protein MTIDSTTARTPSVLFVCVHNAGRSQMAAGFLSALAGDRVEVRSAGSAPAEQVNPAAVEAMAEVGIDISAQSPKILTVDAVQASDVVITMGCGDTCPVFPGKSYRDWVLEDPAGQGVEAVRPIRDEIKAKVEALIAELVPDGAHA, from the coding sequence ATGACCATCGACTCCACGACCGCCCGCACACCCTCGGTGCTGTTCGTGTGTGTGCACAACGCCGGCCGTTCCCAGATGGCCGCGGGATTCCTCAGCGCGCTGGCCGGCGACCGGGTCGAGGTCCGTTCCGCGGGCTCGGCACCGGCCGAGCAGGTCAACCCGGCCGCCGTCGAGGCGATGGCCGAGGTGGGTATCGACATTTCCGCGCAGAGCCCGAAGATCCTCACCGTTGATGCGGTGCAGGCCTCGGATGTGGTGATCACCATGGGGTGCGGTGACACGTGCCCGGTGTTTCCGGGCAAGTCGTATCGGGATTGGGTGCTCGAGGATCCGGCCGGGCAAGGGGTGGAGGCGGTGCGTCCGATCCGCGACGAGATCAAAGCCAAGGTCGAGGCGCTGATCGCCGAACTCGTCCCTGACGGCGCCCACGCCTGA
- a CDS encoding F510_1955 family glycosylhydrolase, producing MSSFPLRRWAHVLVPVAAAAVLAGCATGEQPAASAGSASSPVASEVPGVALEPALDHLHGLHLDSGGVVLAGTHTGLVEITANGRTTRVGDSDDDFMGLTGTPGTDRLFASGHPGPSSSAPNPLGLIDSTDRGRTWTPKSLTGEVDFHALATDGELLVGFDGVTGLLISTDGGSSWTAGAPVAAAALAVTDAGVWASTTAGLQHSTDGGRTFTVVPDAPPLALLSAAQDGSVWGIDTAGAAWRSRTGQSWEQHAVLGPVEAVLAVDFDTAYAATAQMLYPLN from the coding sequence ATGTCGAGTTTTCCCCTGCGCCGGTGGGCGCATGTCCTGGTGCCTGTTGCTGCCGCGGCGGTGCTTGCCGGTTGTGCGACCGGCGAGCAACCCGCAGCATCAGCGGGTTCGGCTTCGTCCCCCGTGGCCTCGGAGGTGCCCGGCGTCGCGTTGGAACCGGCACTCGATCATCTGCACGGTCTGCACCTCGATTCCGGCGGTGTGGTGCTGGCCGGTACCCACACCGGCCTCGTCGAGATCACCGCGAACGGGCGCACCACCCGCGTCGGTGACTCCGACGACGACTTCATGGGACTGACCGGGACGCCGGGCACCGACCGTCTGTTCGCGTCCGGGCATCCGGGTCCGTCGAGTTCGGCGCCGAATCCGTTAGGGCTGATCGACAGCACTGATCGCGGCCGCACCTGGACGCCGAAATCCTTGACCGGCGAGGTGGATTTTCACGCCTTGGCCACCGACGGTGAACTGCTGGTCGGCTTCGACGGCGTGACCGGATTGCTGATCTCCACCGACGGTGGCAGCAGCTGGACCGCGGGCGCTCCGGTGGCTGCGGCCGCGCTCGCCGTCACCGACGCCGGGGTGTGGGCGAGCACCACCGCCGGGCTGCAGCACAGCACCGACGGCGGGCGCACCTTCACTGTGGTGCCGGACGCCCCACCGCTGGCGTTGCTGTCTGCCGCGCAGGACGGCTCAGTGTGGGGCATCGACACGGCCGGCGCTGCGTGGCGCAGCCGTACTGGCCAGAGTTGGGAGCAGCATGCGGTGCTCGGGCCGGTCGAAGCAGTGCTCGCCGTCGACTTCGACACTGCCTACGCCGCGACCGCGCAGATGCTCTATCCGCTGAACTGA
- a CDS encoding response regulator transcription factor gives MDSSARPLTAASDPAPPPRPATGLRAMVVEDEAPLANLIGSYLERDGFETAITGDGADAVTLARQVDPDVVVLDLGLPGVDGVEVCRQLRTFSDAYVVMLTARTEEIDTLIGLSVGADDYMSKPFSPRELMARIQAMLRRPRTGIAAPGPAENTTGADPIHRVGNLTLDIDGREVTVDGKPVPLTRTEFDVLAALARDPGVVLTRAQLIEAVWGPSWTGDAHLVDVHIGHLRRKLGDDATRGRYVRTVRGVGYRMGTGA, from the coding sequence ATGGACTCCTCCGCTCGCCCTCTGACTGCGGCCAGCGACCCGGCGCCGCCGCCGCGTCCCGCGACGGGGTTGCGGGCGATGGTCGTCGAGGACGAGGCACCGTTGGCGAACCTGATCGGCTCGTATCTCGAACGCGACGGGTTCGAGACCGCGATCACCGGTGACGGCGCCGACGCCGTTACCCTCGCCCGGCAGGTCGACCCCGACGTCGTGGTCCTCGATCTCGGTTTGCCAGGAGTCGATGGGGTCGAGGTGTGCCGGCAACTGCGGACCTTCTCCGACGCCTATGTCGTGATGCTCACCGCCCGCACCGAAGAAATCGATACCCTCATCGGGCTGTCGGTCGGCGCGGACGACTACATGAGCAAACCGTTCAGCCCCCGCGAGCTGATGGCCCGCATCCAGGCCATGCTGCGCCGTCCCCGCACCGGGATCGCCGCACCCGGACCGGCCGAGAACACCACCGGCGCTGATCCGATCCACCGTGTCGGGAACCTGACCCTCGACATCGATGGCCGCGAGGTCACCGTCGACGGGAAGCCAGTGCCCTTGACCCGCACCGAGTTCGATGTTCTGGCCGCGTTGGCACGCGATCCCGGCGTGGTGCTCACCCGGGCCCAGCTGATCGAGGCAGTGTGGGGGCCGAGCTGGACCGGCGACGCGCATCTGGTCGACGTACACATCGGTCATCTGCGCCGCAAACTCGGCGACGACGCGACCCGCGGCCGCTACGTGCGCACCGTCCGTGGAGTCGGCTACCGGATGGGCACGGGAGCATGA